In Cicer arietinum cultivar CDC Frontier isolate Library 1 chromosome 7, Cicar.CDCFrontier_v2.0, whole genome shotgun sequence, a single window of DNA contains:
- the LOC113787790 gene encoding metallothionein-like protein type 3: protein MSSSCVNCNCADKNQCGKGNNYGVTIVETEKSYLETVVMDVPAAEHGGNCKCGSNCTCTNCTCGH, encoded by the exons ATGTCAAGCTCATGCGTCAACTGCAACTGCGCTGACAAGAACCAGTGCGG GAAGGGAAACAACTACGGTGTGACCATTGTAGAGACTGAGAAGAG CTACTTGGAGACTGTTGTCATGGATGTTCCAGCTGCTGAGCATGGTGGGAATTGCAAGTGTGGTTCGAACTGCACTTGCACTAACTGCACCTGCGGCCATTAA
- the LOC101498227 gene encoding cytochrome c oxidase copper chaperone 1-like, translating to MSGAQLQSASSVLAIPGSQQSKGSVTETSAAESKPKKRICCACPDTKKLRDECIVEHGEPACAKWIEAHRLCLRAEGFNV from the coding sequence ATGAGTGGTGCACAACTGCAAAGTGCTTCCTCTGTCTTGGCCATACCAGGGTCACAACAAAGTAAAGGTTCGGTAACTGAGACGAGTGCTGCAGAGTCAAAGCCAAAGAAGAGAATCTGCTGTGCTTGCCCAGACACTAAGAAGCTGCGAGATGAATGCATAGTAGAACACGGTGAACCAGCTTGTGCGAAGTGGATTGAGGCTCACCGACTGTGCCTCCGTGCCGAGGGATtcaatgtttaa